In one window of Thermus aquaticus DNA:
- the rpsI gene encoding 30S ribosomal protein S9 codes for MEQYYGTGRRKEAVARVFLRPGSGKITVNGLDFGDYFQGLVRAVAALEPLRVVDALGRFDAYITVRGGGKSGQIDAIKLGVARALLQYNPDYRAKLKPLGFLTRDARVVERKKYGKHKARRAPQYSKR; via the coding sequence ATGGAGCAGTACTACGGCACCGGAAGGCGCAAGGAAGCCGTGGCCCGGGTCTTCCTGAGGCCCGGAAGCGGCAAGATCACCGTGAACGGCCTGGACTTTGGGGACTACTTCCAGGGCTTGGTGCGGGCGGTGGCGGCCTTGGAGCCCCTCAGGGTGGTGGACGCCCTGGGCCGCTTTGACGCCTACATCACCGTGCGGGGGGGCGGCAAGAGCGGGCAGATTGACGCCATCAAGCTGGGCGTGGCCCGGGCCCTTTTGCAGTACAACCCCGACTACCGGGCCAAGCTGAAGCCCTTGGGCTTCCTCACCCGGGACGCCCGCGTGGTGGAACGGAAGAAGTACGGCAAGCACAAGGCCCGCCGGGCGCCC
- the rplM gene encoding 50S ribosomal protein L13, with product MKTYVPKETEPRWVLIDAEGKTLGRLATQIATLLRGKHRPDWTPNIAMGDFVVVVNADKIRLTGKKLKQKIYTRYSGYQGGLKEIPAEKMLATHPERVLEHAVKGMLPKGPLGRRLFKRLKVYAGPTHPHQAQKPVKLEVK from the coding sequence GTGAAGACGTACGTGCCTAAAGAGACCGAACCCCGCTGGGTTCTCATAGACGCCGAGGGGAAGACCCTGGGCCGGCTGGCCACCCAGATCGCCACGCTCCTCCGGGGCAAGCACCGCCCCGACTGGACCCCCAACATCGCCATGGGGGACTTCGTGGTGGTGGTCAACGCCGACAAGATCCGCCTCACCGGCAAGAAGCTCAAGCAGAAGATCTACACCCGCTACAGCGGCTACCAGGGGGGCCTCAAGGAGATCCCCGCTGAGAAGATGCTGGCCACCCACCCCGAGCGGGTTCTGGAGCACGCCGTGAAGGGCATGCTCCCCAAGGGGCCCCTGGGCCGCAGGCTCTTCAAGCGCCTCAAGGTCTACGCCGGGCCCACCCACCCCCACCAGGCGCAGAAGCCCGTGAAGCTGGAGGTCAAGTGA